In a genomic window of Muntiacus reevesi chromosome 1, mMunRee1.1, whole genome shotgun sequence:
- the LOC136168405 gene encoding seminal plasma acrosin inhibitor A1-like isoform X1, which translates to MDLLDPGIKLGSPALFDKMSFFSSWIKAILIIGLAFPLYCETSFASSRKTRDMRGAPVCGIYVGQLHFCTREMDPICATNGKTYSNKCVFCSEKIEKGRFDFSHWGHC; encoded by the exons atggatcttctcgacccaggaatcaaactggggtctcctgcatt ATTtgataaaatgtctttcttttcgTCATGGATCAAAGCTATTTTAATCATTGGCTTGGcatttcctctttattgtg AAACTTCTTTTGCATCTTCAAGAAAAACACGTGACATGCGTGGCGCT CCAGTGTGTGGTATATATGTTGGTCAATTACATTTTTGTACCAGAGAAATGGATCCAATCTGTGCAACAAATGGCAAAACATACTCCAATAAATGCGTTTTCTGCAGTGAAAAAAT agaaaagggaagatttgATTTTAGTCACTGGGGTCATTGCTGA
- the LOC136168405 gene encoding sperm-associated acrosin inhibitor-like isoform X2, which yields MSFFSSWIKAILIIGLAFPLYCETSFASSRKTRDMRGAPVCGIYVGQLHFCTREMDPICATNGKTYSNKCVFCSEKIEKGRFDFSHWGHC from the exons atgtctttcttttcgTCATGGATCAAAGCTATTTTAATCATTGGCTTGGcatttcctctttattgtg AAACTTCTTTTGCATCTTCAAGAAAAACACGTGACATGCGTGGCGCT CCAGTGTGTGGTATATATGTTGGTCAATTACATTTTTGTACCAGAGAAATGGATCCAATCTGTGCAACAAATGGCAAAACATACTCCAATAAATGCGTTTTCTGCAGTGAAAAAAT agaaaagggaagatttgATTTTAGTCACTGGGGTCATTGCTGA